The Ipomoea triloba cultivar NCNSP0323 chromosome 14, ASM357664v1 region AAGACTTTTACCATggtaaaatgtataaaatattctttatacacacacacacacacacacacacacacacacacatatatatatatatacaatttgtGAAATATACAGtatacattaaatatttttttttttgaaattttataagaATCATTCTATTTAGTAAAGTCACTTCCCTAATAACAAGAGGTATAGTTTCATCAAATACAATTTATGATGATGCGTAGGGCACCATTAGACATTGAGAATTTGAGACCCTTGCAAGGGGTGATTacaactaaattattttttaatccaTTTGAActaaatatttatacaaaatttcataacaccaACCATatctactactattattatttttcctttaaaagaacaacaatactttaaaaaaaaaatatttacaatacCAATTAATACCAATGTCTCTTATACCTGATACAACCAAAGAGGTTTGAGGGTTGTATTAGTGCAATTGGTCATTGCCCCACAATGTACACAATGCACTCTTTACAAATTTCAATGCTCATATGCTTTTAAATAAATCCAATGCAATTAACACcttaaaacatttcaatatttttataaataaaataataatcctttacaaaaaaaaaaaaatgtcactacTTTCTATTCAATTTATAGCAATAAGCACAATGCCTTTTTTGGCATTGTAAAGTTTTCCATTATTTATTAGTGGCAAGTTTCCTTAAGtcaaaactatatatttatgttCTAGCTAAAATAGTCTTCACGATGAAAACAATATTCATCACATTTATACTAAAATATTCTCACTAGATGTGCTTTCATAGTATTCTTCTAACTACAAAATCTTGAGTTAAGAAGTGTCAACTTGTAAACTAAGATTCTTTCAAGACACTTGTACTGGTACACAACCAAGATGTGTAAAATACACACATGCTCTCATTAACTATGCTTTTTTAGTTCCACTTAGCAAACTTGTGTTTTTTGAACATATACACAATAGGAGGGCAGTCAAGACTTGCCAGGAGTTGTACCCCGGGCAATACAGGCACTATTTGAGCAAGCAGCAGAGAGTAACCATACAGTTCTCTTCAAATTCAGCATGCTTGAAATATACATGGGTTATCTCAAAGATCTTCTCATCCCTCACAATTCTAGGGCAACAAATGACATACCACCTTGGTAAGTTATTCACAAAGCTGCTATGCTTCTTGGGAGAAAAGTTGTGGGTTAGAGGgagggtgggtgggtggggcAAACCTGGAGGTGTTGAGGGAAAAAGGCTAATGAGAGAATGCCTTAGACTTGTCTATTGAAAACTtgcaatttaataaaaatggcACTTTTGGTCATACAGTCATGGGTATAATGGATACAATGGATTCGATCTCTCAATTGTTGGCGTGTCCAAAGAACACCGAAATGGTGTTTTTGATCCTCCAAATGAGTAATCCAGAGTAGAATTAGAGTGGTGATACAAGGTTAATGGCTAGTAGAAGAGTGTTTGGACAAGGAAGCtacaaattattagtttttctCCATACTTATTTGATACTTAGGCACCAAAACACCACTTTGCTGTCAACCAAGAGACCAAAAATAGAGGTGCCAACAATAGAAGGATGGAATCTGCTATACCCTTAGGGGCCGTTTGGTTCGGGTCAtctgagattacctaggtaatctgagtctggtaatgttatattaccttgtttggttcaaattatgagattacctggtaatgttatattacctcaaggGGCCGTTTGGTTCAGGTCATCCGAGATTACCTAAGTAATCTcagtctggtaatgttatattaccttgtttgtttcaagttatgagattacctggtaatgttatattacctcaaagctgatgtggcgataatgtttcaaggtaatgtgattacccctGTTTctttaggtaatctaagattaccttgaTTATTCCAACTTTACCATTGTTAACTAATCTttatataacaacaacaacaacaacaacaacaacaacaacaacaacaacaacaacaacaataataataataataataataataataatgtatactaacacaataacatatataaaataaatatatgtttatataatcaaatatacatgtgtgtatatttatatatttatttttttaatattaagcatcaatacattcatacatataaataaataaaaatacacacaataaaggcacacaaataaatatatatatatatatatataaaaggacattatagtaaattgatccatataacccttaaccaaacaaagtaatattatattccacaatccaaaccaaacacatcaggtaatgttacattcccaaaatcttacattaccttcctggaggtaatcctattacctggggtaatccaagattccgtgaaccaaacgcctcccaaagctgatgtggcggtaatgtttcaaggtaatgtgattatcCCCGTTTTTTTAgataatcttagattaccttgaattattccaactttacccttgttaactaatccttatataataataataataataataatgatgatgatgataacaacaacaacaacaacaataataataataataataataacaacgcaataacatatataaaataaatatatgtttatataatcaaatatacatgcgtgtatatttatatatttacttttttaatattaagtatcaatacattcatacatataaataaataaatgcacacaataaagacacacacacacatatatatatatattaaggacattatagtaaattgatccatataccctaaaatataacccttaaccaaacaaagtaatattatattccacaatccaaaccaaacacatcaggtaatgttacattcccaaaatcttacattaccttcctggaggtaatcctattacctggggtaatccaagattccgtgaaccaaacgcctcccaaagctgatgtggcggtaatgtttcaaggtaatgtgattatcCCCGTTTTTTTAgataatcttagattaccttgaattattccaactttacccttgttaactaatccttatataataataataataataataatgatgatgatgataacaacaacaacaacaacaataataataataataataataacaacgcaataacatatataaaataaatatatgtttatataatcaaatatacatgcgtgtatatttatatatttacttttttaatattaagtatcaatacattcatacatataaataaataaatgcacacaataaagacacacacacacatatatatatatattaaggacattatagtaaattgatccatataccctaaaatataacccttaaccaaacaaagtaatattatattccacaatccaaaccaaacacatcaggtaatcttacattcccaaaatctcacattaccttcctgaaggtaatcctattacctggggtaatccaagattccgtgaaccaaacgccccttaTTGAGCAatcaaaagtgtcatttttccttttaaaaaaactcAAGACAATGCAAAAGAAACCCTGTCTCTCAGGAATGGCTTTGGCAGTGTGGAGGACAAGATGACTGGTGGGAGAAATTCCTAGATACACTTGTATATTGAACTCTGGCAATTTCGGAGTCCGAACAAAATGCAATATTTCAATCCATTAGTGTATGAAAATTGGGATTTGGGAAGAACAAGTCTAAATAGGAATTTCTCAACAAACATACCGTGCAGTTTCCACTCTGCATTTATTTGAGAATCTGTGACCTGGGTTGATAACAGCACAAAATATTGCATGTGCAGCCTTTCAATTCAAACACATCCAAGTGGAGACATTGAAATTGAAAGCCTGGTGAGCATCCAAGTAAATGACCTTAACCAAGCAATGAGATTGTATTCATTAGGCTGCCGTTTAAGATCCACTGCTTCCACAAATTCAAATCGAACTTCAAGCAGATCACACTGGTACTTAATTTGATAGGCATACCAAGATTAGTGAGATATAAATTCTACTAAATTTATCACTTACCATATCCATAATCTGCTCAATACAGCTTGATACGCATATCCATATCTTGCTCTGGTGCCACTGCCACTGAGCGGAGAAGGGAGACAAACAAACTGTGGATGATTGATCTTGGGGGAAGTGAACGAGTGCTAAAAACAAAGACATGGGGAAGAAGATTCGAAGAAGGAAAGGCAATTAACCTCTCTCTTTCTGCCCTAGGAGATGTCATCCATGCCCTCCAGACACGTCAGCGTCACATTCCTTACAGGTAAATAAAGTAAATACTAGTTAGATATATAATATTGCAATTAGAAATCTAAAATCTTTGTAATGTAACAAAGAAAAAGTCGAGAAGATATTCATAGAGGATAAATGATATGCTTGCATGTATTGGTTGAGAAGAAATAATGATCACAACTTTACTATAAAATCTAATGACTCCTAATCAAAGCTTTTATTCTTGACAGGAATAGCAAGTTGACACAAGTTCTTAAAGATTCCCTAGGTAATATGCATGATGCATCTCCATTGTAATGTATAAGTTGTTCATTACAGAACAAGAAAAAGGAATCAAAAtgtgtttttctattttttgttttcaatgcATTTGGACTGCATCCAATACCTTATGATAAAACCATACACAAAACTGTTAGGCTATAGAAAGGAGGAAAAGAAGAGGCAGCATCTATGTTGTTAGATGCTAATAACCTCATGTCAACATGAACATTCTTTGAAAACTCTCATGGAATATCAGAAGAGAACATAGTAAAACAGAGAAACAAACAATTGATCATCTGTCAGACTCAGAAAAGGGAACAAATTgattgaaattgattatcaGACATAGAAATAGATTGATGAATCACACAATGATGTCCAAATATATATCACAGCCTTGTAAAATAGACATAGAAGCAATATAAATATGGAACCCTTACATTACTAAAACCCTAAATTgcatatataactatataagccCCTAGCTTACTCTAGGGATTATACATATCCTAGAATATGAACTACATTCCAGCAACCATCTACTTAAAAGATAATAAACAGTAAATACTGCTTAAGTACTACATACAGATTCAGTTACAAGAGTGACCAGAAAGATCAGTTCACTTCTACATTAACGTTTTCTGATAGCATAATATTCAGCATCCAAATAGCACATATAATCCTCCTGGATCTATTTTAGGTGAATAATTCTCTTCATGTCTATGGTCTAACTCTTCTCATTGCTTTTACCTTCTAATCTTCTTTGAAGAAAACCAATATAATGTGCTCTTTGCTAACGGAAATACTTTAGTACCAACCGACATCTAGGGAATAGTTTATTAGAAATAGGAATTAGCAATACAGCTAACACATATTCAAAATTCATATTCTCATTATTTCACACTTCATGCTAACAAGATTGTTCTTTTCCTTCATACCCAGGTGAAGATTCAAAAACACTAATGCTTGTCCATGTCAGTCCTAGAGAAGAAGATTTGTGTGAGACAATATGCTCTTTAAGTTTTGCAACACGAGTGAAAAGCATTCACCTAGGAAACAAGGAATCAACTGTAAGTAAATACAAAATGCTCAGTTTTTAAAATAACTATACAGGCTCTGGTTCTCAAATCAACTGATACATGGTCATACTTAAATCCCATTATATGACATCACCAATTCAAAACACATTTGACTGCACAAAAGGGTAGGGAAATCACTAAGTCTATGTAGCATTGTTCCAGGGCAAGAGGGTCATTAGTACCTATGCATAACATCATTGATTCACCGCTTTATGAATGGCAATAAGTCTCCTCATTTGAAAGTTAaggatttttctttttcaatgcaAGTGCCAGTAATCTTCTATAACATATCCAGACATTTCAATCCATcctcttcatttttcttcaaaatacaAATGTTGTTTAAACCAATTGCTAAATTACTTCAATTCTTTTTAACTTCTTTAACTTTAATGCATATCTCTTAGCATTTTAATTTCACTGGCCTGTGAAATGGAATAGGATTGTGTTTGATAGTTGGCAACTTGCAAAACACTTTGTTGGATATTCATACTATACAAGGTCTATAGAACATTATTACtcatttgatctcaaaatagAACAAGACATCAAATAAAGACTAGCTGGAAAAAAATCATACTTATAAGAAAATAGCATTTTAAGCAGAGTTACATGGGATCAACCACTTACTTGCAAACAGAAGTTATCCTAGATGTTTGCATAGTTTCATTACTTCAGTTGGGCATTGATCTTACACGCACATAGTTTGAAGCAGAATATCAATGATTGATGCATAAAAATGTATTGTGAACAGATTTTGGTGTCCAACATGGGCAGGATCTAGATTCTAACCCCATCTCATTTGGCCCATATGCAAAGAACTGCTTTTTGTAGCAAGAAAATTTCCCCAGTTCTTACAGCAATAGTGTGATGTGTCAAACTGCAGGAAGCAAGAGGTGCAAAAGAAATTGCAATGCATAGTTTGCAGCAGAAGATGATGCAAATTGAAGATGCACGCAATGACATtggaggaaaaataaaaaatctaaatgaaaaacTAGGAAACCTTTCAGGAATATCATCCTCTTCAAGTGAACTACTTAATGCCTCTGACACACTCAATGATGGGCCACAATCTGCCAGAGAAAATGTAAAGACAGCAGTGCCATCATCAAACTTACCAAGATTCATGAGGCCAACCATTTGCAGTAGAAAAAAATCTGGCAAAAATGCTGTAGAATATCAAGCTCCAAGAGTTAAGGCCTCAATTCCTCCAAGAAGTAGAAAAACATCATCTCATCATGCTGAGTCTGTAGCATTTCCAATACAAGGTGGATCAGTATGCACTTCAGAGAGCAGTATTTCAAGAACTAGctgctttcttggtttgaacaaGAAGTTCAGTGCAGAGAGTGAACCAGAATACAGCAAAGATGCATCTGATTCAGAGAACAAAACGGTTGTTCTTGCAGAACGAGAAGAGCAAGAAAGAGACTCTAAAAATCACAAGTTCAAATACAGCCATAGGGTTGAAGATCAGGTGAATAGAAGAATAAATAGCTTACATACATGGAACCACTCAAAGGTTGATAATTGGCTTCAGCTACATAAATATACACCAAACAATACAAGTTCCACTCATCGGAACAAAAAAGTTCTTGCAATACCCATTCCAGAGAAGAAAAGCAAGGGTAGAGGCAGAATTCCAAAAGAATCATGTGACGAAGAAGTTCAAGGTCAAAAGTTCAGAAGGCGAAATATTAAGCACCTTGAAGTAGCAGGAGTGGTTGATGCAAAGGTGGAAATGGAAACTACCTCTGATGCAAAGGTGGATGTGGAAACTGTCTCAGAAGCAGAGGGTACTGTAACTTCAGTGGTGTTGACGGACTTCTCAGATAACGTTGCTGATTCCACATCTAGCAATACAGATGAGAAACCAACTAAAGAACAAGCCAAGGTGTATGCTTTCTTAACAGATCAGTGTACATACAGCAACTCTACTGCATCTGCTGATTTGGAGGGTTCTAAAATGACTGCAGAAGAAATTGTAAGTAAAGAAACATATTCAGGGTCATTCACATTGAAAAGTGGGAAAAGCAACTTCCCAACATGCAAGATTCTCACTGAGAATCCATATATATTAACTTCATCAGAAGAAAAACATCAATGCCAAGCTGTGCCTACTGAAGCTGTAGAACATAATGACAATGAAAATGCAAATGCCCCTGCTCATTCTCTACGTGACTTGCAAAGTAATGATGCTAATCAAAAGGATATGTTTGGTTCTGTATTACCAAAAAACAGAAAATATGCAGGTAAACCACTTTTATCTTCTGTGTCCTATTTATCTCCTCTCAGGATATAATTTTGCTTTTACTGCATATTCCACAGGATTATGCAACACATTGAAACAGAATATCCAAATGTTACTTGTAAGTTTTCTTGTACTACTGGGATTCCAAAGTTTAGGCCTTGGGCATGACTTCTTCCAAGCTTTGACGCTTTAGTCTGACCAGTTGATAACACAGTTAGCACCTGGTGATGGGTTTGGCTTTGCACCTCTACAAGTACCTACTATCAAAGTTGTTGCGTTAAAGAATACTAGGAAATACACTATTGTGAATGAAAGAAGTCTGCATTTGAATGCCATGCAAGACCTAGATTATGATGTCAGTATGGACAAGAGCCTTTCCTATTCAAATGAATGAGAATTCTTCAAAGAC contains the following coding sequences:
- the LOC116004172 gene encoding kinesin-like protein KIN-14B isoform X2; protein product: MEMESRRPFHSLSDSIHSLLGLKNDLNGNWLHSVCNIIKSLPPPPDQRRPSDEEGEHTATAISKIQNELDSLTAKIQLLNFQRRQVLNELLDLKGNIRVFCRVRPIGEDINGSQKRVVNCGSNQVHVNFAENNSKFYTFDKVFQPTSSQGEVFSEVEPIIKSALDGYNACIFAYGQTGTGKTFTMEGSQDLPGVVPRAIQALFEQAAESNHTVLFKFSMLEIYMGYLKDLLIPHNSRATNDIPPCLSIQTHPSGDIEIESLVSIQVNDLNQAMRLYSLGCRLRSTASTNSNRTSSRSHCLIRISISCSGATATERRRETNKLWMIDLGGSERVLKTKTWGRRFEEGKAINLSLSALGDVIHALQTRQRHIPYRNSKLTQVLKDSLGEDSKTLMLVHVSPREEDLCETICSLSFATRVKSIHLGNKESTEARGAKEIAMHSLQQKMMQIEDARNDIGGKIKNLNEKLGNLSGISSSSSELLNASDTLNDGPQSARENVKTAVPSSNLPRFMRPTICSRKKSGKNAVEYQAPRVKASIPPRSRKTSSHHAESVAFPIQGGSVCTSESSISRTSCFLGLNKKFSAESEPEYSKDASDSENKTVVLAEREEQERDSKNHKFKYSHRVEDQVNRRINSLHTWNHSKVDNWLQLHKYTPNNTSSTHRNKKVLAIPIPEKKSKGRGRIPKESCDEEVQGQKFRRRNIKHLEVAGVVDAKVEMETTSDAKVDVETVSEAEGTVTSVVLTDFSDNVADSTSSNTDEKPTKEQAKVYAFLTDQCTYSNSTASADLEGSKMTAEEIVSKETYSGSFTLKSGKSNFPTCKILTENPYILTSSEEKHQCQAVPTEAVEHNDNENANAPAHSLRDLQSNDANQKDMFGSVLPKNRKYAGLCNTLKQNIQMLLVSFLVLLGFQSLGLGHDFFQALTL
- the LOC116004172 gene encoding kinesin-like protein KIN-14B isoform X1, translated to MTNSFGVGSMEMESRRPFHSLSDSIHSLLGLKNDLNGNWLHSVCNIIKSLPPPPDQRRPSDEEGEHTATAISKIQNELDSLTAKIQLLNFQRRQVLNELLDLKGNIRVFCRVRPIGEDINGSQKRVVNCGSNQVHVNFAENNSKFYTFDKVFQPTSSQGEVFSEVEPIIKSALDGYNACIFAYGQTGTGKTFTMEGSQDLPGVVPRAIQALFEQAAESNHTVLFKFSMLEIYMGYLKDLLIPHNSRATNDIPPCLSIQTHPSGDIEIESLVSIQVNDLNQAMRLYSLGCRLRSTASTNSNRTSSRSHCLIRISISCSGATATERRRETNKLWMIDLGGSERVLKTKTWGRRFEEGKAINLSLSALGDVIHALQTRQRHIPYRNSKLTQVLKDSLGEDSKTLMLVHVSPREEDLCETICSLSFATRVKSIHLGNKESTEARGAKEIAMHSLQQKMMQIEDARNDIGGKIKNLNEKLGNLSGISSSSSELLNASDTLNDGPQSARENVKTAVPSSNLPRFMRPTICSRKKSGKNAVEYQAPRVKASIPPRSRKTSSHHAESVAFPIQGGSVCTSESSISRTSCFLGLNKKFSAESEPEYSKDASDSENKTVVLAEREEQERDSKNHKFKYSHRVEDQVNRRINSLHTWNHSKVDNWLQLHKYTPNNTSSTHRNKKVLAIPIPEKKSKGRGRIPKESCDEEVQGQKFRRRNIKHLEVAGVVDAKVEMETTSDAKVDVETVSEAEGTVTSVVLTDFSDNVADSTSSNTDEKPTKEQAKVYAFLTDQCTYSNSTASADLEGSKMTAEEIVSKETYSGSFTLKSGKSNFPTCKILTENPYILTSSEEKHQCQAVPTEAVEHNDNENANAPAHSLRDLQSNDANQKDMFGSVLPKNRKYAGLCNTLKQNIQMLLVSFLVLLGFQSLGLGHDFFQALTL